In one Prosthecochloris aestuarii DSM 271 genomic region, the following are encoded:
- a CDS encoding phosphoglycerate kinase: MQKKTLSDISCKGKRILMRVDFNVPLDLNGTITNDKRIIEALPSIRQVLETGGRLILMSHLGRPKGKVTPELSLAPVARRLSELLDTDVVMANNCIGTEAMQQALALQDGEVMMLENLRFHPEEEKNDPEFARELASMGEIYVNDAFGTAHRAHASTEGICHYVPISVAGFLIEKELRYLGNALANPERPFLAILGGAKISGKIDVLDNLFDKVDTILIGGAMIFTFFKAQGYQVGTSLVEEDKIELAKHLLEKAAAKNIRMLLPEDVIAASAFSADAETATVPIDSIPETMMGLDIGPKTIDTYSREILKARTIVWNGPMGVFEIDAFATGTIAIAHALADATAKGAISIIGGGDSAAAVMKAGLESGITHISTGGGASLEFLEGKELPGIAALND; encoded by the coding sequence ATGCAGAAAAAGACCTTGTCAGATATATCATGTAAAGGGAAACGGATACTTATGCGAGTGGATTTCAACGTTCCGCTTGACCTGAATGGCACGATCACCAATGACAAGCGCATAATCGAAGCGCTTCCGTCGATCAGGCAGGTGCTCGAAACAGGAGGACGTCTCATCCTCATGTCCCATCTCGGTCGCCCGAAAGGCAAGGTCACTCCAGAGCTCTCACTCGCGCCCGTAGCACGAAGGCTCTCGGAGCTGCTTGATACCGACGTTGTCATGGCAAACAACTGTATAGGTACCGAAGCCATGCAGCAGGCGCTCGCACTGCAGGACGGCGAAGTCATGATGCTCGAAAACCTGAGGTTCCATCCCGAAGAAGAAAAAAACGATCCTGAATTTGCCAGAGAACTGGCCTCAATGGGAGAGATCTACGTCAATGACGCGTTTGGGACAGCCCACCGCGCACATGCATCCACAGAAGGGATCTGCCACTACGTTCCGATCTCGGTTGCAGGCTTCCTTATCGAAAAAGAACTCAGATATCTTGGCAACGCCCTGGCAAACCCCGAACGCCCGTTCCTGGCCATCCTCGGCGGTGCAAAAATTTCCGGAAAAATCGATGTGCTCGACAACCTTTTCGACAAGGTTGATACCATTCTCATCGGCGGAGCGATGATCTTCACCTTCTTCAAAGCTCAGGGCTACCAGGTCGGAACCTCCCTTGTCGAAGAAGACAAGATCGAACTGGCGAAGCATCTGCTGGAAAAAGCTGCCGCAAAAAACATCAGAATGCTCCTTCCAGAGGATGTGATTGCCGCATCGGCATTCTCCGCTGACGCAGAAACAGCAACAGTCCCTATCGACAGCATTCCCGAGACAATGATGGGGCTCGACATCGGCCCGAAAACCATCGACACCTATTCCCGGGAAATTCTCAAGGCCAGAACAATCGTCTGGAACGGCCCGATGGGCGTCTTTGAAATCGATGCGTTCGCAACTGGCACCATCGCAATCGCCCATGCGCTGGCCGACGCCACAGCCAAAGGCGCCATATCGATCATAGGCGGAGGAGATTCCGCCGCAGCCGTGATGAAAGCAGGCCTCGAATCAGGCATCACCCATATTTCAACCGGTGGCGGAGCAAGTCTCGAGTTCCTTGAAGGCAAAGAACTTCCGGGTATTGCCGCCTTGAACGATTAA
- a CDS encoding rhomboid family intramembrane serine protease produces the protein MSYYEQQPFRPGGFQVMPPAIKTLILINIGVFLIQFSSLFGPYLMHFGPLWPIASEGGNSFQIWQLVTYMFMHGGLAHILFNMFALWLFGAEIENYWGTKEFTAYYFVCGIGAALINLATTIGSPYPTVGASGAVFGILLAFGMMFPDRYIFLYFLFPIKAKYFVAGYAAIELLMGINNSTMGSGSNIAHFAHIGGMVAGFAYIKIRQQGWSFSDWIEKTFPNRDDTKSSGPTLYKSKNTTVANNDKTTEAEIDAILDKISKNGYGSLTSDEKQKLLKAGGNK, from the coding sequence ATGAGCTATTACGAACAGCAGCCATTCCGACCCGGCGGATTTCAGGTCATGCCACCGGCCATCAAGACCCTCATTCTCATCAACATCGGGGTCTTTCTCATCCAGTTTTCCTCGTTGTTCGGGCCATACCTGATGCACTTCGGACCGTTATGGCCTATCGCGTCAGAGGGCGGCAACTCGTTCCAGATCTGGCAGCTTGTCACCTACATGTTCATGCACGGAGGACTGGCGCACATTCTCTTCAACATGTTCGCCCTCTGGCTTTTCGGAGCTGAAATTGAAAACTACTGGGGCACCAAAGAGTTCACAGCCTACTACTTCGTCTGCGGCATCGGCGCTGCGCTCATCAACCTTGCCACCACAATAGGAAGCCCCTACCCGACCGTCGGAGCATCGGGAGCTGTCTTCGGCATCCTGCTGGCATTCGGCATGATGTTTCCCGACCGCTATATCTTTCTCTACTTTCTCTTTCCTATCAAGGCGAAGTACTTTGTCGCAGGCTATGCTGCAATCGAACTGTTGATGGGAATCAATAACTCAACCATGGGAAGCGGCAGCAACATCGCGCATTTCGCGCATATCGGCGGCATGGTAGCCGGCTTCGCCTACATCAAAATCCGGCAGCAAGGCTGGTCGTTCAGCGACTGGATAGAAAAAACCTTTCCCAACCGGGACGACACCAAATCCAGCGGTCCGACACTCTACAAGAGCAAGAACACCACCGTTGCAAACAATGACAAAACAACAGAAGCCGAAATCGACGCAATCCTCGACAAGATTTCAAAAAACGGATACGGCTCCCTGACCAGCGATGAAAAACAAAAACTACTCAAAGCGGGCGGAAACAAGTAA
- a CDS encoding YkvA family protein yields the protein MKTGSKAFERARKKAETILKDPEKTRKIVDSAINKASAVKTTSQFQEISEKFQALIRMIRSYISKEYREIPWQTIVLGITAIVYFVTPFDAIFDFIPLLGFADDVAILTAVFSSINHELDKFIEWENTNVAEASPEGISAVEADFEEIQEG from the coding sequence ATGAAAACAGGATCAAAAGCATTCGAACGGGCACGAAAAAAAGCAGAGACTATTCTCAAAGACCCCGAGAAAACCCGTAAAATCGTCGACTCGGCAATAAATAAAGCCTCTGCGGTCAAGACAACGTCACAGTTCCAGGAGATCTCTGAAAAGTTTCAGGCCCTGATCCGAATGATCAGAAGCTATATCAGCAAAGAGTACCGCGAAATACCCTGGCAAACCATCGTCCTCGGCATCACGGCCATCGTCTATTTCGTCACACCCTTCGACGCCATCTTCGACTTCATACCGCTCCTCGGCTTTGCCGACGACGTCGCCATCCTCACTGCGGTCTTCTCCTCGATCAACCACGAACTCGACAAGTTCATAGAGTGGGAAAACACAAACGTCGCCGAAGCGTCTCCAGAAGGAATTTCCGCCGTAGAAGCTGATTTTGAAGAGATACAGGAAGGGTAG
- a CDS encoding Spy/CpxP family protein refolding chaperone, producing the protein MKNVMKTLLIAGTLFALPLTAAQARPSAGYDGAGRFNHAERVERMKFADNLNLSPQQRQQFKKHQFEQRKAMITLRSKLDLLRIELNEAACATKPDLRKIDRIAERMGNVHTEMTKQRIHARIQRNSILTDEQKQSVNDRRAMMPMKRGPKGMRN; encoded by the coding sequence ATGAAGAACGTCATGAAAACCCTTCTTATTGCAGGGACCCTGTTTGCGCTGCCACTAACGGCTGCACAGGCAAGACCGTCTGCAGGCTACGATGGTGCCGGCAGGTTCAACCATGCTGAAAGAGTTGAAAGAATGAAATTTGCCGATAACCTGAACCTATCCCCACAACAGCGGCAACAGTTCAAAAAGCACCAGTTTGAGCAACGAAAAGCGATGATCACCTTGCGTTCAAAACTTGATCTGCTTCGCATCGAACTCAATGAAGCCGCATGTGCAACAAAACCTGACCTGCGCAAGATTGACCGGATCGCTGAAAGGATGGGCAATGTTCATACAGAAATGACAAAGCAACGGATCCATGCGAGGATACAGCGCAACAGCATACTGACCGATGAACAGAAACAGAGCGTCAATGACCGACGCGCAATGATGCCGATGAAAAGAGGCCCTAAAGGCATGAGAAACTGA
- a CDS encoding S8 family serine peptidase — protein sequence MTVDAITIVVRDSVTGDPVSGAMVVLNGDDHSLTNSDGVARFRQPCSRSDGKFHEFLIFRGMEFKPFLLSVSHTQLVGIRTFPVLLEGQLPPPAMGIGWGLQAIGADVSPLPSFDGIKVGILDTGIDSSHPGLNVIDGFNQGNDAYPFSRPISPHGTFTAGLIGGKRRGDQGIVGVAPGVDLLDIRVFDPAGIGATRDVICQGVRWAISRGAQILYVGLGSETYSEMEERVWREAYDAGIVVVAPAGNTMSDHKEVLYPARYVSTICVAACGRNTDVPPDEQPRLSKDGAWFLPSFSRRGPEVDVVAPGVAVCSIVPGQPGGKTLYDHCSGTSQAAAFVAGVAARILATHPEIKNVCPKEKTELVRALLRTNALPLGITGSGAGLCRLGGNTTSPLIIQ from the coding sequence ATGACAGTTGATGCAATCACCATCGTTGTGCGCGACTCTGTCACCGGGGATCCCGTTTCTGGAGCGATGGTCGTGCTCAATGGAGATGATCATTCGCTGACAAACAGCGATGGCGTTGCTCGATTCAGACAGCCTTGTTCACGTTCAGATGGTAAATTTCACGAATTTCTGATTTTTCGAGGAATGGAATTCAAGCCGTTTCTCCTGTCTGTTTCCCATACCCAACTTGTTGGCATCAGGACCTTCCCTGTCCTCCTCGAAGGCCAGCTTCCGCCTCCGGCTATGGGTATCGGATGGGGCTTGCAGGCGATCGGGGCAGATGTGTCTCCCCTGCCATCATTTGATGGAATCAAAGTAGGGATTCTTGATACAGGCATAGATTCCTCGCATCCCGGTCTCAATGTTATTGATGGATTCAATCAGGGAAATGATGCGTATCCGTTTTCCCGGCCTATTTCTCCGCACGGGACATTCACCGCCGGATTGATTGGAGGCAAAAGAAGAGGAGATCAGGGTATTGTCGGTGTTGCACCGGGGGTTGATCTTCTCGATATTCGCGTTTTCGATCCTGCAGGTATAGGTGCGACGAGAGACGTGATCTGCCAGGGCGTTCGTTGGGCGATTTCAAGGGGTGCACAGATACTCTATGTTGGATTGGGATCGGAAACGTACAGCGAAATGGAAGAACGGGTTTGGCGCGAAGCCTACGACGCGGGGATCGTTGTTGTTGCTCCGGCTGGAAACACGATGAGTGACCACAAAGAGGTGCTCTATCCAGCCAGGTACGTTTCGACGATTTGCGTGGCCGCCTGCGGCAGAAATACGGATGTTCCCCCGGATGAACAGCCCAGACTCTCCAAAGATGGCGCGTGGTTTCTTCCTTCATTCAGCCGAAGAGGCCCTGAAGTCGATGTCGTCGCGCCGGGAGTTGCCGTCTGCTCCATTGTTCCCGGTCAACCCGGCGGGAAGACACTCTACGATCACTGCTCCGGGACAAGCCAAGCCGCTGCTTTTGTTGCCGGTGTCGCAGCCAGGATACTTGCAACGCATCCGGAGATAAAGAACGTGTGTCCGAAAGAAAAGACGGAGCTGGTGCGCGCTTTGCTTCGCACCAATGCACTACCGCTTGGTATTACTGGATCTGGCGCCGGATTGTGCCGTCTTGGCGGTAACACTACAAGCCCACTCATCATACAGTAG
- a CDS encoding M24 family metallopeptidase, whose protein sequence is MMNESGGIGSSSYPCAASSIESLSAAGRIAADIMTFARETLPHIMSPVQFRNAIDGYVREQKACQPRWLSIGLGVNDRYINNVWYEPEPFLEGDVVKVEIGIEIAGKYVEVAETLIFGVGRQEDEALVKGTAYALEAGIAKALPGGRIVDMTNAIERSLLDFGLVPSPFGAGHAIRQDDEEPDKRTHPWIFNAIPTSQARWADGTSFDAREIDDSLNTSLEAGMCLAIEPCALSFFDVPVQDTRQVSDGTGAMQLRLPFWRSESGGRIAKFVHTLLIREDGPLVLTQPSKER, encoded by the coding sequence ATGATGAATGAGTCTGGTGGCATAGGGTCGAGCTCGTATCCGTGCGCAGCATCATCCATTGAATCGTTGTCTGCAGCAGGAAGAATTGCGGCTGATATCATGACGTTTGCTCGAGAAACCCTGCCGCACATCATGAGCCCCGTCCAATTTCGCAACGCGATTGACGGCTATGTTCGTGAGCAGAAAGCCTGTCAGCCACGATGGCTTTCCATTGGACTTGGCGTCAATGACCGCTACATCAACAATGTGTGGTATGAACCGGAGCCTTTCCTGGAGGGTGATGTGGTTAAAGTGGAGATAGGGATCGAGATCGCCGGAAAGTATGTCGAGGTTGCAGAGACTTTGATCTTTGGGGTTGGAAGACAAGAAGACGAGGCTCTGGTGAAAGGAACCGCGTATGCGCTCGAGGCAGGGATTGCCAAAGCACTCCCCGGTGGACGGATTGTCGATATGACGAATGCAATCGAGCGGAGCCTTCTTGATTTTGGTCTCGTCCCGTCTCCATTCGGTGCGGGACACGCAATCCGTCAGGATGATGAAGAACCGGATAAAAGAACTCATCCATGGATTTTTAACGCAATACCGACCAGTCAGGCTCGATGGGCTGACGGAACCTCCTTTGACGCCCGGGAAATCGACGACAGCCTGAATACTTCACTGGAAGCAGGAATGTGCCTGGCTATAGAGCCCTGCGCACTTTCTTTCTTCGATGTACCCGTTCAGGATACGCGGCAGGTCAGCGATGGGACGGGTGCAATGCAACTTCGGCTTCCGTTCTGGCGATCAGAATCGGGAGGGCGAATCGCAAAATTTGTCCATACTCTTCTCATCAGAGAGGACGGCCCTCTTGTCTTGACGCAGCCATCAAAAGAGCGATAA
- a CDS encoding tetratricopeptide repeat protein, with product MTSSSDSTSLAEGRRCFEEGDYSQAKHTLANCLRTGVDRTEACVLLGRIYHNEGNYTNAVKCFERAISDGQESADVRHLLCASLFEAKRYDEARLHLEAVIEMYPRYWQSRLLLGKLFIETGDLNGAESILRHAVHIHEQEPELWYHLGLALCRLGRYDEAGPVLERAVELKPDTVPQYHYLLGKTQLEQGFAEKAISSFKRSARIYPLAELYFPLGRACQLAQRYDTAYRVYEKALERPINTSIRHIILFHQAEILFEQGEEEDRLKREHNRYRQAEQKLSQALELNPGFVEALHFMPMVHIRMNLPEISAQELLDLLGLDESDLHSCRDANGIPEILSHRYLQRVHLGYAFSRAGRYPEARKALEAALNDPEVDNEPVVQCRILRRLALVQLEMGDRPGSCSTWRRLAAIDPEDHYGAASALAELELEDDE from the coding sequence ATGACCTCATCATCGGATTCTACAAGTCTTGCTGAAGGACGGCGATGCTTTGAAGAGGGGGATTACTCTCAAGCCAAGCATACTCTTGCCAACTGTCTTCGGACAGGTGTCGATCGTACAGAGGCCTGTGTCCTGCTTGGCAGGATCTATCACAACGAAGGCAACTATACGAACGCCGTGAAATGTTTCGAGCGAGCAATATCTGACGGGCAGGAATCTGCCGATGTCCGCCACCTGCTGTGCGCCAGTCTGTTTGAAGCGAAACGCTATGATGAGGCACGATTGCACTTGGAAGCGGTCATCGAAATGTATCCCCGGTATTGGCAGTCCAGGCTGCTTCTCGGGAAGCTTTTCATTGAAACGGGCGATCTGAACGGGGCGGAATCAATACTGCGACATGCGGTGCACATCCATGAGCAGGAGCCGGAACTTTGGTATCACCTCGGACTTGCTCTTTGTCGTCTGGGGCGGTACGATGAAGCCGGCCCGGTATTGGAGCGTGCTGTAGAGCTTAAACCCGATACCGTTCCTCAGTATCATTACCTTTTAGGGAAAACACAGCTTGAGCAGGGCTTTGCTGAAAAGGCAATCAGCTCATTCAAGCGATCAGCCAGGATCTACCCGCTTGCGGAACTGTACTTCCCCTTAGGGCGGGCCTGCCAGCTTGCGCAGCGCTATGACACGGCCTACCGTGTGTATGAAAAAGCGCTGGAAAGGCCAATCAATACAAGCATCCGTCATATCATCCTTTTCCATCAGGCCGAAATTCTTTTCGAACAGGGTGAAGAGGAAGACCGCTTGAAACGAGAGCATAACCGGTACCGCCAGGCCGAACAGAAATTGTCTCAGGCACTTGAGCTCAATCCCGGTTTTGTCGAGGCGCTTCATTTTATGCCGATGGTGCATATCAGAATGAATTTGCCGGAAATTTCAGCACAGGAGCTTCTGGATCTGCTCGGCCTTGATGAAAGCGATCTTCACAGTTGTCGAGATGCAAACGGCATTCCGGAAATTCTTTCACACCGATATCTTCAGCGCGTTCATCTCGGATATGCGTTTTCGAGGGCGGGGCGTTATCCGGAAGCGCGGAAAGCTTTGGAAGCAGCGCTCAATGATCCGGAAGTTGACAATGAGCCGGTTGTACAATGCAGAATCCTGCGGCGTCTGGCTCTCGTTCAGTTGGAAATGGGCGATAGACCCGGTTCCTGCAGCACATGGCGTCGATTGGCGGCTATTGATCCGGAAGATCACTACGGTGCGGCGAGCGCCCTTGCAGAACTTGAACTGGAGGATGATGAATGA
- a CDS encoding B12-binding domain-containing radical SAM protein, translating into MESISLLNTGPAVPRLRNGCLLKPPPLGILSLAAWLRSHGVTLNIADYQLAGGDMGEQLLPSRFASFIEEHSPAPIIGISTMGGMLPVVLMAVEEYKARHPEKTIILGGSGPAGVAAHILRAFPAVDCIFCGEGEAALLEFLEKNGDPSSVAGVVYREGDSIVENPARKRISDLDVLPVPAYDLIDMDRYAVVNVSTSRGCPYRCAFCESPAFWGKGVVYRSLDNVMNEIRELRTRWAKRQINLCDDTFVARRPRVEEFCRRVISEKLDFRWECFARVDLVDPDLMKLMAEAGCSGVFFGVESGSDSVLSRIDKRFTVARARDVISQAVKIFPHVYTSFVWGLPFETMEDFYDSILLMTEFGNSGVRVQRPHFSLRPGAPLFAEYGYDLAYSSSLPYHFLEVPRRFLPPEVEETIRRYPEIFITFYHITGLEFEEKQLFMRNLEALGEEKWRIMAEHLGCVVNEIHGDKNNNM; encoded by the coding sequence TTGGAATCCATCTCACTTCTTAATACCGGTCCGGCTGTTCCGCGTCTTCGTAACGGTTGCTTGCTGAAGCCGCCGCCGCTGGGAATTCTCAGTCTTGCCGCATGGCTTCGCTCTCATGGAGTCACGCTGAACATTGCCGACTATCAGCTTGCCGGGGGGGATATGGGCGAGCAGTTGCTTCCTTCGCGATTTGCATCATTTATCGAAGAGCACTCCCCCGCACCGATTATCGGGATCAGTACCATGGGAGGGATGCTCCCTGTCGTTCTCATGGCTGTCGAAGAATACAAGGCCAGACATCCGGAAAAAACGATTATCCTCGGAGGATCAGGCCCAGCAGGTGTAGCAGCTCACATTCTTCGTGCCTTTCCGGCCGTTGACTGCATTTTTTGCGGGGAAGGCGAAGCTGCTCTCCTGGAATTTCTTGAGAAAAACGGCGATCCTTCCTCCGTCGCAGGAGTCGTGTACAGGGAGGGTGATTCGATCGTCGAAAATCCTGCGCGCAAGAGGATCTCCGATCTTGACGTTCTTCCTGTTCCCGCATACGATCTCATCGATATGGACCGGTATGCCGTGGTAAATGTGAGTACTTCCCGAGGCTGTCCCTATCGTTGCGCTTTTTGCGAGTCGCCGGCATTCTGGGGAAAGGGTGTTGTCTACAGGTCTCTCGATAATGTGATGAATGAAATCCGTGAGCTTCGAACGCGATGGGCAAAGCGCCAGATTAATCTTTGTGATGACACCTTTGTTGCCCGCAGGCCACGCGTTGAGGAGTTTTGCCGACGCGTCATTTCGGAAAAACTTGACTTCCGATGGGAATGTTTCGCCAGAGTCGATCTGGTGGATCCGGATCTGATGAAACTTATGGCAGAGGCTGGTTGCAGTGGTGTCTTTTTCGGTGTGGAATCGGGATCGGATTCGGTGCTCTCCCGAATTGACAAACGCTTTACCGTTGCCAGAGCGCGTGACGTGATCTCGCAAGCGGTAAAGATTTTTCCTCATGTCTATACATCGTTTGTTTGGGGGCTGCCATTTGAAACCATGGAGGATTTCTACGATTCCATCCTGCTTATGACGGAGTTCGGTAATTCGGGTGTTCGTGTTCAACGCCCTCATTTTTCTCTTCGGCCGGGAGCGCCCTTGTTTGCCGAATACGGATACGATCTGGCGTACTCTTCCTCCTTACCCTATCATTTTCTTGAAGTTCCGCGCAGATTTCTCCCTCCGGAAGTTGAGGAGACCATTCGGCGATATCCAGAGATTTTTATTACGTTTTACCACATAACGGGATTGGAATTTGAGGAAAAACAACTGTTTATGCGCAACCTCGAAGCACTCGGCGAGGAAAAGTGGCGGATCATGGCAGAACATCTTGGCTGTGTCGTCAATGAAATCCACGGTGATAAGAACAACAACATGTAG
- a CDS encoding radical SAM/SPASM domain-containing protein: MYVSLYTKKFNIHEDVTVLYNTITSSIDVFDADVLSEEDTLRAPGNEELLAYLTDRGYVYSSEQDERDLIHQLYTGYNQFKREHRPLIFYIVLTYRCDLACDYCFQNSAKALDGSIDTSHLPALFNAMDEICERFPDTRSRPVVALFGGEPLLRQHVGLVEEIFREVAERGWVNGPIISNGVSLDAHLPTFERYRPSGIQVTIDGPEEVHNQRRHTASYAGTFSSIVENVNSAIEAGIKMGIRTNLDDRNIHCLPELVDLAERHGWIDSQSVELSLAPVHERACGSLQEGERHDAIFERVLATISQLPRLQRWSLDGWSSVHHFDRLLHEGKAFIPRFDHCEAAVGKSFHLDGYGYIYSCIEACGMPALAAGRYVPELEFFPLYDAMRHRSVLNIEGCAHCGYSLVCGGGCALQAILDKRDILTPSCANTDETIRRYVEFQYEK, from the coding sequence ATGTACGTTAGCCTTTATACGAAAAAATTCAATATTCATGAGGACGTGACCGTATTGTATAATACGATTACGTCCTCTATTGATGTTTTCGATGCTGACGTGTTGTCGGAAGAGGACACTCTCCGGGCACCAGGAAACGAAGAGCTTCTCGCCTATTTGACCGATCGGGGTTATGTCTACTCGAGCGAACAGGACGAGCGTGATTTGATTCATCAATTGTATACCGGATACAATCAATTCAAGCGAGAGCACCGGCCTTTGATATTTTATATCGTATTGACGTATCGTTGCGACCTTGCGTGCGATTATTGTTTTCAAAATTCGGCAAAAGCCCTCGACGGGTCGATCGATACTTCCCATCTGCCTGCGCTCTTCAACGCAATGGATGAGATTTGCGAACGTTTTCCCGATACGCGTTCGCGCCCTGTTGTGGCCCTTTTTGGCGGTGAGCCGTTGCTTCGGCAGCATGTCGGGCTCGTTGAAGAAATTTTTCGTGAGGTAGCTGAACGGGGATGGGTCAACGGACCGATTATTTCCAACGGTGTTTCATTGGATGCTCACCTTCCCACATTTGAGCGCTACCGTCCTTCAGGGATTCAAGTCACTATCGACGGGCCGGAGGAGGTCCATAACCAGAGACGGCACACCGCTTCATACGCAGGTACGTTCAGTTCGATTGTTGAGAATGTCAATAGCGCTATCGAGGCAGGGATCAAGATGGGCATCAGAACGAATCTTGATGACCGTAATATACACTGTCTTCCGGAGCTTGTCGATCTGGCTGAACGGCATGGCTGGATTGATTCTCAATCCGTTGAATTGAGTCTTGCTCCTGTCCACGAAAGGGCTTGCGGGAGTTTGCAGGAAGGCGAACGACACGATGCCATCTTCGAGCGGGTTCTTGCCACCATATCGCAACTGCCGAGACTGCAGCGATGGTCGCTGGATGGATGGTCGAGCGTTCACCATTTTGATCGATTGCTGCATGAGGGGAAGGCATTTATTCCTCGATTCGATCACTGCGAGGCTGCCGTTGGAAAAAGTTTTCACCTGGATGGATACGGCTATATTTACTCTTGCATCGAGGCTTGTGGTATGCCTGCACTTGCTGCTGGCAGGTATGTGCCGGAGCTTGAGTTCTTTCCGCTTTACGATGCAATGCGTCATCGCTCGGTTTTGAATATCGAGGGCTGTGCGCATTGTGGTTATTCGCTGGTTTGCGGAGGAGGGTGTGCTCTGCAGGCAATTTTAGACAAAAGAGACATACTGACACCGTCATGCGCCAATACTGATGAGACAATCCGACGATATGTCGAATTTCAGTACGAAAAGTAA
- a CDS encoding aldo/keto reductase, translating into MKTHDNDPGSLHEQQTPDAKRSIDAKSGSLSVKRERTLGRTGLRISEIGFGGCAIGGSLNGTWGYGPTNDNESLAALQKALDLGCTFFDTADTYGSGHSEHLLGRILQGSVRSRVVVATKVGYVPGCGTHDFSARYLQQAVERSLLRLNTPYIDILQLHNPPPEILGNPELIKAVDTIKQSGSARHVGVSVLHHHHLSACLDAGWVETVQVRFNLLDLDAKSSLHKAAEAGLGVIAREPLANGCLCGKRGSDSVFASNDFRSLWSKRGLLKFYDQVEQIKKTVPTGQSLARHAIASVLEESAVSVAIVGCKTVEQVRENFGDTSWNSGNL; encoded by the coding sequence ATGAAGACACATGACAATGATCCCGGCTCGCTTCATGAGCAACAAACACCGGACGCCAAGAGATCGATCGATGCGAAAAGCGGGTCACTCTCTGTAAAAAGAGAAAGAACGCTCGGGCGCACTGGCCTGCGAATCAGCGAAATAGGATTCGGTGGCTGTGCGATCGGAGGCAGTTTGAATGGGACCTGGGGATACGGCCCAACCAACGACAACGAGTCGTTAGCCGCGTTGCAGAAAGCTCTCGACCTTGGATGTACATTTTTCGATACGGCTGATACCTATGGCAGCGGTCATTCGGAACATCTGCTTGGCCGTATTCTCCAGGGCTCTGTTCGCAGTCGGGTTGTCGTGGCCACAAAGGTTGGATATGTTCCGGGCTGCGGCACCCATGATTTCAGCGCCAGGTATTTGCAACAAGCAGTCGAAAGAAGTCTTCTCAGGCTGAACACACCATACATCGACATTCTGCAATTGCACAATCCTCCTCCGGAAATCCTGGGAAATCCGGAATTAATCAAAGCTGTCGATACCATCAAACAAAGCGGATCAGCAAGACATGTCGGCGTATCCGTTCTTCATCATCACCACCTTTCGGCCTGTCTCGATGCAGGTTGGGTAGAAACCGTGCAGGTACGCTTCAACCTGCTTGACCTCGATGCGAAGTCATCTCTGCACAAGGCTGCCGAAGCAGGGCTGGGCGTGATAGCTCGGGAGCCTCTTGCCAATGGCTGCCTTTGCGGCAAAAGGGGCTCTGATTCCGTCTTCGCGTCCAATGATTTCCGCAGCTTATGGTCAAAACGCGGTCTGCTGAAGTTCTATGATCAAGTGGAGCAAATCAAAAAAACCGTGCCAACAGGCCAATCTCTGGCACGACACGCTATCGCATCAGTGCTGGAAGAATCCGCGGTATCGGTTGCCATCGTCGGCTGCAAGACAGTAGAGCAGGTACGCGAAAACTTCGGCGATACATCCTGGAACAGCGGAAATCTATAG
- a CDS encoding thiol-disulfide oxidoreductase DCC family protein, whose product MDKTPASLPENIVIFDGVCNLCEFSVNFIFERDAAGQFYFTPAQSPLGASLLKRFDINTSRLDTVVLVRGDRAFTRSAAAIEIASRLDMPWNLLAVFLAVPEPLRDMIYDLIAQNRYQLFGKKETCMLPSEELRKRFLEQIPEAS is encoded by the coding sequence ATGGACAAGACCCCGGCCTCTCTTCCGGAAAACATCGTAATTTTCGACGGTGTCTGCAACCTGTGTGAATTTTCGGTGAATTTCATCTTTGAGCGTGATGCCGCCGGACAGTTTTATTTCACACCGGCCCAGTCTCCTCTCGGCGCATCTCTCCTCAAACGTTTCGACATCAACACTTCCCGGCTCGATACCGTGGTGCTTGTCAGGGGTGATCGCGCCTTCACCCGAAGTGCCGCCGCAATTGAAATCGCCTCCCGACTCGACATGCCGTGGAATCTGCTCGCCGTATTCCTTGCAGTTCCTGAACCCTTGCGGGACATGATCTATGATCTGATAGCGCAGAACCGATACCAGCTTTTCGGAAAAAAAGAGACGTGCATGCTGCCGTCCGAAGAGCTACGCAAGCGTTTTCTTGAACAGATACCGGAGGCTTCCTGA